From a single Aquipuribacter hungaricus genomic region:
- a CDS encoding DivIVA domain-containing protein, with translation MSEDLFERAGRLRKGYSRRQVEDFLARARGVWDAGGPPGPLTSWHVRTVGFDLRRGGYDIAEVDTALDRIEDAFVSREEAAAPEGLREAEDAVLARLEREDGHRFPAASWTRAGYRAEEVDELCRRVREHLVLGRDLTVDDIRTAVFRPRRGARGYREAPVDAYLDRVVDVMRRRGSL, from the coding sequence GTGAGCGAGGACCTGTTCGAGCGGGCCGGCCGGCTCCGCAAGGGCTACTCCCGCCGGCAGGTCGAGGACTTCCTCGCCCGCGCGCGCGGGGTGTGGGACGCGGGCGGCCCGCCCGGCCCCCTCACGTCGTGGCACGTGCGGACCGTGGGCTTCGACCTGCGCCGGGGCGGGTACGACATCGCCGAGGTCGACACCGCGCTGGACCGCATCGAGGACGCGTTCGTCTCGCGCGAGGAGGCCGCCGCGCCGGAGGGCCTGCGGGAGGCCGAGGACGCCGTGCTGGCCCGCCTCGAGCGCGAGGACGGCCACCGCTTCCCGGCTGCCTCGTGGACCCGCGCCGGCTACCGCGCCGAGGAGGTCGACGAGTTGTGCCGGCGGGTCCGCGAGCACCTGGTCCTCGGGCGGGACCTCACGGTCGACGACATCCGGACCGCCGTGTTCCGGCCGCGCCGGGGCGCCCGCGGCTACCGGGAGGCGCCCGTGGACGCCTACCTCGACCGGGTCGTCGACGTCATGCGGCGGCGCGGCTCCCTCTGA